From Xylanibacillus composti, the proteins below share one genomic window:
- a CDS encoding chitobiase/beta-hexosaminidase C-terminal domain-containing protein has protein sequence MRLCIALLLMQSFLITVPYDNVSAQGSFHPALSDRSGGILQIAGGRNHSLALTADGKVLAWGENKIDKTMVPIEVPDEAQSNIVSVSAGDNHSLALTVSGEVIAWGGAEGTDVPEEAKSDIVAIAAGPGAFHSLALTSSGEVIAWGRNDYGQTVVPDAAKSGVVAIAAGYWHSLALKEDGDVIAWGDKSRGKLNVPEEVQGNAVAISAGVHHSLALTESGKVFAWGRNEFGESDVPEEAKSDVVAIAAGYAHSLALKSDGSVIAWGISDNTESDDHGQTVVPDAAKSGVIAIAAGFYHSLALKEDGTIVAWGDNRSGQLNIPTSDLKTIKLTDQSGGELEFLFDVSEQEYTVLIDNSVTSVNVLATLENPEYADVYVNGKRQSDQVEGVKVEVEGEQTVVQVKVSPYLQESKTYTIKLLREAEPEQVSKPVASPAGGAVPAGTMVTLSTTTEGATVYYTTDGSMPSRSSMEYTAPIEVTGGMTLKAIAVKDGMLDSEVLEEHYTILPPDQVAKPIASPAGGAVPAGTTVTLSTYTNDATIYYTTDGSEPTSSSAEYTAPIEVTTEMTLKAIAVKEGMLDSEVLEEQYTIATIPAPANLTASAADRSVTLKWDAVTEAGSVTYAVYQAEGTSVPVDPANWKLIQSNVSANSYNVTGLTNGTTYAFVVKAITVKGASDFSNVAIATPRAPGGNSGSGGGGGGRVLSNNADLADLQVWVEGKLLKLSPSFTSGTTEYTARTEGERIEIVVKEAHSAAKVIWKGKVITDSIQVDLEEGDNTIELTVQAENGTKKTYTLTIYREMPKPNEPVIAFTDIAGHWAEDYIMRAVEKGIVSGYPDGTFKPNHPVTRAEFTVMLAGALKLEGDGSALTFTDHDRIGGWAKQAVAQAVQAGIVDGYNDGSFRPNAQITRVEMAVMIARALQLQLNANASTGFADDETIPQWAKGAVEAIRKLGIVDGRGGNRFVPNETATRAEATVMLLRLLDR, from the coding sequence GTGAGGTTGTGCATCGCTTTGCTGCTCATGCAGTCGTTTCTGATCACGGTACCCTATGACAACGTGTCTGCTCAAGGGAGTTTTCATCCAGCCTTGAGTGATCGTTCGGGAGGAATCCTGCAAATCGCAGGAGGGCGGAATCATTCCTTAGCTTTAACAGCGGACGGGAAAGTGCTCGCCTGGGGGGAGAATAAAATTGACAAAACCATGGTCCCCATTGAAGTCCCCGATGAAGCGCAGTCCAATATTGTCTCGGTGAGCGCGGGAGATAATCACTCCCTGGCTCTCACAGTAAGCGGCGAGGTCATCGCCTGGGGGGGAGCAGAGGGAACCGATGTGCCGGAGGAAGCGAAGAGCGATATCGTAGCCATTGCTGCGGGACCTGGTGCCTTCCATTCGTTAGCCCTCACATCTTCGGGAGAAGTCATTGCCTGGGGGAGAAACGACTACGGACAAACGGTTGTACCTGATGCAGCGAAAAGCGGCGTTGTCGCCATCGCGGCGGGATATTGGCATTCTTTAGCGCTAAAAGAAGACGGAGATGTGATTGCGTGGGGAGATAAGAGTCGGGGAAAACTCAATGTGCCTGAAGAGGTGCAGGGCAATGCAGTAGCCATTAGTGCAGGAGTTCATCATTCTTTGGCATTAACTGAATCGGGGAAGGTGTTTGCTTGGGGGAGAAACGAATTCGGAGAATCTGATGTGCCGGAGGAAGCGAAAAGTGATGTTGTCGCCATTGCGGCAGGGTATGCACATTCTCTTGCCTTGAAGTCTGATGGATCTGTCATTGCCTGGGGCATTTCAGACAACACAGAATCGGACGACCACGGACAAACGGTTGTACCTGATGCAGCGAAAAGCGGCGTGATCGCGATTGCAGCGGGATTCTATCATTCGCTTGCCTTGAAAGAGGATGGGACGATCGTGGCCTGGGGTGATAATCGTTCAGGTCAACTCAACATTCCAACAAGTGATCTCAAAACGATCAAACTGACCGATCAAAGTGGTGGAGAATTGGAGTTCTTGTTTGATGTTTCGGAGCAGGAATACACTGTTCTAATTGATAATAGCGTCACTTCAGTGAATGTGCTGGCTACATTGGAAAACCCGGAGTATGCCGATGTGTATGTGAATGGTAAGCGACAATCCGATCAGGTCGAAGGAGTCAAGGTCGAAGTTGAAGGTGAACAAACAGTTGTTCAAGTGAAAGTATCCCCTTATTTGCAAGAAAGTAAAACGTATACGATCAAGCTCTTACGAGAAGCAGAGCCAGAGCAAGTATCGAAACCAGTCGCCAGTCCTGCGGGCGGTGCAGTCCCGGCAGGTACAATGGTAACATTGAGCACGACAACGGAAGGAGCAACGGTTTACTACACGACGGACGGCAGTATGCCGAGCCGCAGCAGTATGGAATATACCGCGCCCATCGAAGTGACTGGGGGAATGACGCTTAAGGCCATTGCGGTGAAGGACGGCATGCTCGACAGCGAAGTGCTGGAGGAGCATTACACGATCCTACCTCCTGATCAAGTCGCCAAGCCGATCGCCAGTCCTGCGGGCGGTGCAGTCCCGGCTGGTACAACGGTGACGTTGAGCACGTATACGAACGATGCAACAATCTACTACACAACGGACGGCAGCGAACCGACGAGCAGCAGTGCCGAATATACCGCGCCCATCGAAGTGACAACAGAGATGACGCTCAAGGCGATTGCTGTGAAGGAAGGCATGCTGGACAGTGAAGTGCTGGAGGAACAGTATACGATTGCAACGATACCTGCACCGGCGAATTTAACAGCTTCGGCGGCTGATCGTTCCGTTACATTAAAGTGGGATGCGGTTACGGAAGCAGGCAGCGTGACTTATGCGGTTTACCAAGCGGAAGGCACATCAGTTCCTGTCGATCCGGCGAACTGGAAGCTCATTCAATCGAATGTGTCGGCGAATTCCTACAATGTCACGGGATTGACGAACGGAACAACGTATGCATTTGTAGTGAAGGCTATCACTGTGAAGGGGGCCAGCGATTTCTCCAATGTAGCGATAGCGACCCCAAGAGCACCAGGAGGTAACAGCGGTTCCGGTGGTGGCGGGGGCGGCCGTGTGTTATCCAACAATGCGGATCTTGCGGATCTGCAAGTATGGGTGGAAGGGAAATTATTGAAACTAAGCCCTTCATTTACTTCTGGAACAACAGAATATACGGCCCGTACAGAAGGCGAACGAATTGAGATTGTGGTCAAAGAAGCTCACTCCGCGGCGAAAGTGATATGGAAGGGCAAGGTAATTACGGACAGTATTCAAGTCGATTTGGAGGAAGGCGACAATACGATTGAGCTAACGGTACAAGCGGAGAATGGCACGAAGAAAACCTATACGCTGACCATTTATCGTGAAATGCCAAAGCCAAATGAACCGGTTATTGCATTTACCGACATCGCTGGACACTGGGCGGAGGACTATATCATGCGTGCTGTAGAGAAAGGCATCGTCAGCGGTTATCCAGATGGCACATTTAAACCGAATCATCCAGTCACACGCGCCGAGTTTACTGTGATGCTGGCAGGTGCATTGAAACTGGAAGGTGACGGCTCCGCGCTAACTTTCACGGATCATGACCGGATCGGCGGATGGGCGAAGCAAGCCGTTGCGCAGGCCGTACAAGCGGGCATCGTGGATGGATACAACGATGGCAGCTTCCGGCCAAACGCACAGATCACCCGCGTAGAAATGGCGGTGATGATCGCTCGGGCGTTACAACTACAGCTTAACGCGAATGCGTCAACCGGCTTTGCCGATGATGAAACGATTCCGCAGTGGGCGAAAGGTGCGGTCGAAGCCATCCGCAAACTTGGCATTGTCGATGGCCGCGGCGGAAACCGGTTTGTGCCGAACGAAACGGCTACCCGTGCAGAAGCGACGGTGATGCTGCTAAGATTGTTGGATAGATGA
- a CDS encoding LuxR C-terminal-related transcriptional regulator, with amino-acid sequence MIIATKLHIPRSRSSLVVRSRLTRRLHEGLDRTLTLISAPAGYGKTTLLGEWVMTLENPVAWVSLDQGDNDRTRFWAHTIAALKQAYPSFDQQDVLRHAAEDPSGVSLIAALINGLHRISHTMVLVWDDFHHIEETSILQGVTYLLERLPLHVHLYLASRNSPALPLSRLRAENRLITLEASDLRFVPDETTEFFAMCGGIQLSNEDVATVQKKTEGWAVAMRLAVLSMHEHTDPVSLIRKMAGTERDISDYFFDEVLARQSATMQQFLLYTSILDRMKGELCQAVTGIAESHAYLQQLDKESLFLVALDEWREWYRYHHLFRQFLTAQLKMREPRQWQTLHMTAGKWLEENGYPHEAVDHYLAAADYEHALSLIEVMTPELMTNEWTTLCKWLNAIPDTLLFARPMMLLTKLASQYLSGHVEAATDGYWQAVRRLEEDTDPLPPEEAETLQAGLAFLAAFRTFLDRDFEYAVQFSHEYVEKHPEGDFFIEFGSDVDGYHPVWDIYVSDDSLRLAEQVLTSLLSIWSETRNVYFVAHLYIDLGKMQYERNRLVEAEKLMRQAYDIGRLHDHRSLATIAALWLARIATVQGDEATSKHILRELTQLTSKTANSRLSGKIASFRAMLGRMHREEKPVRQWLRKSRLRFRDEIPVSMIKEYDLLASILAEQGKMEEAAALTERLLQLSIEEGRQSDRIRLLVHKSMILSLQGKISDSMDVLEEALALARPEGYIRTFVDEGASLGQLMDQYIRLRQNQLRRPSHKVPLSYVKRLRRLIPLAEREAGTPHDRTLAALTAREQSVLRLMETGMSNKEIALKLNVSLATVKTHINNIYCKLQSKNRLQALERARTLQLF; translated from the coding sequence ATGATCATAGCCACGAAACTGCATATTCCTCGATCGCGAAGCTCGCTTGTTGTGCGTTCCCGTCTCACCCGGCGTTTGCATGAAGGGTTAGATCGCACGCTTACTTTGATCTCAGCTCCAGCCGGGTATGGCAAAACGACATTGCTCGGCGAATGGGTGATGACGCTGGAAAATCCCGTCGCCTGGGTCTCGCTTGATCAAGGGGATAATGATCGCACGCGCTTCTGGGCACATACCATTGCAGCGTTAAAACAAGCTTATCCGTCTTTTGACCAACAGGACGTCCTTCGTCATGCCGCAGAAGATCCATCGGGTGTGTCACTGATTGCTGCGCTCATCAACGGGCTACATCGCATTTCACACACGATGGTGCTCGTATGGGATGACTTTCATCATATCGAAGAAACGTCCATCTTGCAGGGCGTCACTTATCTGCTGGAACGTTTACCACTACATGTCCATCTCTATCTTGCAAGCCGAAATTCTCCAGCGCTTCCTCTTTCCAGACTACGAGCAGAAAATAGGCTGATCACGTTGGAGGCGAGCGATCTCCGGTTTGTGCCGGACGAAACGACTGAATTTTTTGCGATGTGCGGTGGTATACAATTATCCAATGAAGATGTGGCGACCGTACAAAAAAAGACAGAGGGTTGGGCAGTGGCGATGCGACTGGCGGTCTTGTCAATGCACGAACATACCGATCCCGTATCTCTAATCCGGAAGATGGCGGGGACGGAACGTGATATATCGGATTACTTCTTTGATGAGGTGTTAGCCCGACAATCCGCAACGATGCAGCAATTTTTACTCTATACTTCCATTTTGGACCGGATGAAGGGCGAACTTTGTCAAGCGGTAACCGGTATAGCCGAAAGTCATGCGTATCTGCAACAATTAGACAAGGAAAGCTTGTTTCTTGTAGCTTTGGACGAGTGGCGGGAGTGGTACAGGTATCATCATTTATTCCGGCAATTTTTGACGGCGCAGTTGAAAATGCGCGAGCCGCGGCAATGGCAAACACTTCACATGACAGCGGGAAAATGGTTGGAAGAGAACGGTTATCCGCATGAAGCGGTAGATCATTACCTTGCGGCTGCCGATTATGAACATGCGCTATCATTGATAGAGGTGATGACACCGGAGCTGATGACCAATGAATGGACGACGCTTTGCAAGTGGTTAAACGCAATTCCCGACACGCTGTTATTTGCCAGACCGATGATGCTGTTGACAAAACTCGCTTCCCAGTACTTGTCCGGGCATGTCGAAGCGGCCACTGACGGGTATTGGCAAGCGGTTCGCAGGCTAGAAGAGGACACAGATCCCCTTCCTCCTGAAGAAGCCGAAACATTGCAAGCCGGACTCGCTTTTCTGGCTGCATTTCGCACGTTTTTGGATCGTGATTTTGAATATGCCGTTCAATTTTCACATGAATATGTCGAGAAGCATCCGGAAGGCGATTTCTTCATTGAGTTTGGGAGCGACGTGGATGGCTATCATCCGGTGTGGGATATCTACGTGTCGGATGACAGCCTTCGATTGGCGGAGCAGGTGTTAACGTCCTTGCTGTCGATTTGGTCTGAAACCCGAAATGTCTATTTTGTTGCTCATCTTTATATCGACTTAGGCAAAATGCAGTACGAACGAAATCGCTTGGTCGAAGCGGAAAAGCTGATGCGCCAAGCCTATGATATTGGAAGATTGCATGATCATCGAAGCTTGGCGACCATCGCAGCGCTCTGGCTTGCCCGCATTGCCACCGTACAAGGAGACGAGGCGACGTCAAAGCACATATTACGCGAGCTAACCCAACTCACGTCCAAGACGGCGAATTCGCGTTTGTCCGGGAAAATCGCCTCGTTTCGCGCCATGCTGGGCAGGATGCATAGAGAAGAGAAACCGGTGAGACAATGGCTGAGAAAGAGCCGCTTGCGATTCCGTGATGAAATTCCGGTATCCATGATCAAGGAATACGATTTACTGGCCTCTATATTGGCGGAGCAAGGAAAAATGGAAGAAGCCGCAGCATTGACGGAGCGTCTACTCCAGCTGTCAATAGAAGAAGGACGGCAAAGCGACCGAATTCGTCTGCTCGTTCACAAGAGTATGATCCTATCCTTACAAGGAAAGATTTCGGACTCCATGGACGTACTGGAAGAAGCGCTGGCATTGGCGCGGCCGGAAGGGTATATCCGGACCTTTGTCGACGAAGGAGCATCACTTGGGCAATTGATGGATCAATATATCCGATTGCGCCAAAATCAGCTTCGCCGCCCCAGCCATAAGGTGCCTTTATCCTATGTGAAACGGCTGCGGAGACTGATTCCGCTAGCCGAAAGGGAAGCCGGTACTCCCCATGATAGAACGTTGGCTGCTCTTACAGCCAGAGAACAAAGCGTGCTTCGGTTGATGGAAACGGGAATGTCTAATAAAGAAATCGCGCTTAAATTGAATGTTTCCCTGGCAACCGTAAAAACACATATTAACAATATCTACTGCAAATTGCAATCCAAAAATCGCTTACAAGCGTTGGAACGTGCCAGAACACTACAATTGTTCTGA
- a CDS encoding S-layer homology domain-containing protein, with the protein MRPFKSSVLLAALVLFFGWTWTQLFGNVGISVQAADDGAFAPSSSDFAGGDGTKENPYIIETPAQLDKVRNYLDSHFKLGADIDLFHYSDGEGWEPIASGFNTSHPETLFTGSFDGNGFTISNLEIDREELCQGLFAAVGEEGEIRNVHLEDVTINGSSCVGSLVGLNYGVIENASANDGLVQGDDFVGGLVGRHSGELVGSHADILVNGVDSVGGLVGLLNGLNDKTVSIRDSYASGDVDGATFVGGLIGRNETDNKDSVNVITNSYAEGNVTGDSQVGGFIGSNAVLPGGTIIVRNSYATGDVTGQSQVGGLIGYNVTTSGSDTTFVIAQNYVTGKVTGPVDDTINGFIGENYFRPGSDIIVENNFWVKDHYSDPIPDNGFGTPVAEEDLLDPDTFSDWDLTDGWYHYEGEMPFLHWQNPLISWEISIEENDLTLDDSTKIIVKTEHQNGDQYNGVRSARYTIDPDVPEIVRVDSDGTVHAVKGGKATITVSLFDKSETFAIVVDSGSPEPPTITLHPDGWTNAAKVEVSIDHSAANPRQTDVHTIRVKIGDEEWEDHPFNGTPIRFEVTEEGQTKIQAQAMDDIGNKSTLVERTVKISRSGLKLEVDLYFTDNDSQAYLGGTWTNQSVTAAVYASHDHGIALRPIAYSLDEGAAWEIYHDPLDFTTEGQYSLWFRVEDVLGNEMSEHVLIRIDHTNPEIELKPDGDETLSRTISSQVNVKDDGSGIDAASLRYVWSTSSDPLDEHADWQPFINQSTLSYADKNGGDWYLHIYAKDQVGQESYKISQRFRLVREPDPSDSPSPPASARSGNATLRELILSEGVLTPEFSGDITMYKALIPHDADSIQLTIRAAHHQAGISVNGRQVRSDQGSIRIPLHTDTDIIDIVVTAEDGTRRTYSITVERMQEEMPDPPSPEPLFADIAGHWAEPFIQEAYAKGIVAGYPDGTFRPDHAVSRAEFTLMLVHALRLEGEAGGDAPAFADGEQIGEWAKQAIDLAARAGIVSGYEDGTFRPGRPVTRVEMAVMIARATGAELTDHAHTRFADDASIPAWAKSYVEEVRIMGIIHGRDRNLFAPNETLTRAEAVTSILRLLELLSQ; encoded by the coding sequence ATGAGACCGTTTAAATCATCCGTTCTGTTGGCGGCGTTAGTTCTTTTTTTCGGATGGACCTGGACACAACTGTTTGGGAATGTCGGCATATCGGTTCAGGCCGCCGATGACGGTGCATTCGCGCCGTCAAGCAGTGATTTTGCTGGTGGAGACGGTACAAAAGAAAACCCATATATCATCGAAACCCCTGCACAACTGGACAAAGTGAGAAATTATCTGGATTCCCACTTCAAGTTGGGAGCAGATATTGATTTATTCCATTACAGTGATGGAGAAGGCTGGGAACCGATCGCATCAGGGTTTAACACTTCGCATCCAGAAACTCTGTTTACAGGCAGTTTTGATGGAAATGGTTTTACGATTTCGAATTTAGAAATCGACCGTGAAGAGCTCTGTCAAGGATTGTTCGCCGCAGTAGGGGAAGAAGGCGAGATCCGGAATGTGCACCTTGAAGATGTCACGATAAACGGGAGTAGCTGTGTCGGCAGTCTGGTCGGGCTCAATTATGGAGTTATTGAAAACGCCTCCGCCAATGATGGTTTGGTTCAAGGTGATGACTTTGTCGGGGGGCTAGTCGGCAGGCATTCAGGTGAACTGGTCGGCTCCCATGCAGATATTTTGGTTAATGGCGTGGATAGTGTTGGAGGACTTGTAGGACTTCTGAACGGCTTAAATGATAAAACGGTCAGCATTCGTGATTCCTATGCCTCCGGAGATGTTGATGGTGCAACATTTGTAGGTGGATTGATCGGAAGAAACGAAACTGATAATAAGGACAGTGTTAATGTAATAACGAATAGTTATGCGGAAGGGAACGTTACAGGCGATAGCCAGGTAGGAGGATTCATCGGCAGCAATGCCGTCTTACCGGGCGGTACGATCATCGTTCGAAATTCCTATGCAACAGGTGATGTAACGGGTCAGAGCCAAGTGGGTGGTCTCATTGGCTATAATGTCACAACATCCGGGTCGGATACTACCTTCGTAATCGCTCAAAATTATGTGACTGGGAAAGTCACGGGACCGGTCGATGATACGATCAATGGATTTATTGGTGAAAATTATTTTAGACCGGGTAGTGACATCATCGTGGAAAACAACTTTTGGGTCAAGGATCATTATTCCGATCCGATCCCTGACAATGGGTTTGGAACGCCAGTGGCAGAGGAAGACTTATTGGATCCGGATACATTTAGCGATTGGGACCTCACCGACGGATGGTACCATTACGAAGGTGAAATGCCATTTCTTCACTGGCAAAATCCGTTGATCTCCTGGGAGATTTCCATTGAAGAGAATGATTTGACTCTTGATGATTCGACCAAGATTATCGTGAAGACAGAGCATCAGAATGGTGATCAGTACAATGGGGTTAGATCCGCCAGATATACCATTGATCCCGATGTTCCTGAAATTGTACGCGTTGATTCTGATGGGACTGTCCATGCTGTCAAAGGTGGTAAAGCAACGATTACCGTATCTTTATTCGACAAGTCGGAGACTTTCGCCATCGTCGTGGACAGCGGAAGTCCGGAACCGCCGACGATCACCCTTCATCCCGACGGCTGGACCAATGCTGCCAAAGTGGAAGTGTCGATCGACCACAGCGCTGCTAACCCAAGGCAGACAGATGTTCACACGATACGCGTGAAAATCGGCGACGAGGAGTGGGAGGACCATCCATTTAACGGTACACCGATTCGCTTCGAGGTGACGGAAGAAGGGCAAACGAAGATCCAGGCGCAAGCGATGGATGACATCGGCAATAAGAGTACGCTCGTTGAGCGGACCGTGAAGATCAGCAGAAGCGGCCTGAAGCTGGAAGTGGATTTGTATTTTACCGATAATGACAGTCAAGCGTATCTCGGCGGAACGTGGACGAACCAAAGTGTGACCGCAGCGGTTTATGCTTCTCATGACCACGGGATCGCGCTGCGGCCCATTGCATATTCGTTGGATGAAGGAGCGGCTTGGGAGATTTATCATGATCCGCTCGACTTCACAACAGAGGGGCAGTACTCGCTTTGGTTCAGAGTGGAAGATGTATTAGGCAATGAAATGAGCGAGCATGTACTCATCCGTATCGATCACACGAATCCGGAGATCGAATTGAAACCCGACGGCGATGAAACCCTCTCGCGGACCATATCCAGTCAAGTCAACGTGAAGGACGACGGCAGCGGGATCGATGCCGCTTCCCTCCGTTATGTTTGGTCAACGAGTTCAGACCCGTTGGATGAACATGCCGACTGGCAACCTTTCATTAACCAAAGCACGTTGAGTTATGCAGACAAAAACGGCGGCGACTGGTATTTGCACATTTACGCCAAAGATCAGGTGGGTCAAGAGAGTTATAAAATATCCCAGCGCTTTCGTCTGGTGCGTGAGCCCGATCCTTCAGATTCGCCGAGTCCGCCTGCCTCTGCACGCTCCGGCAATGCGACACTGAGGGAGCTCATCTTGTCAGAAGGCGTGCTGACACCGGAATTTTCGGGGGACATTACGATGTACAAGGCTTTGATCCCGCATGATGCTGACAGCATCCAGCTCACGATCCGTGCTGCACATCATCAGGCTGGAATCAGCGTGAATGGTCGGCAAGTCCGGAGTGATCAGGGAAGCATTCGCATCCCCTTGCACACGGATACGGATATCATTGACATCGTGGTCACTGCAGAAGACGGAACGCGCAGAACGTATTCCATCACCGTGGAACGTATGCAAGAGGAGATGCCGGACCCGCCTTCCCCGGAGCCGTTATTTGCGGATATTGCGGGTCATTGGGCGGAGCCGTTCATTCAGGAAGCCTATGCAAAAGGCATCGTTGCCGGATACCCTGACGGTACGTTTAGGCCGGATCATGCCGTCAGCCGCGCTGAATTTACGTTGATGCTCGTTCATGCCTTGCGGCTGGAAGGAGAAGCGGGAGGCGATGCGCCTGCTTTTGCGGACGGGGAGCAAATTGGCGAATGGGCAAAGCAAGCGATTGATTTGGCGGCAAGGGCAGGCATTGTGTCAGGATATGAAGATGGAACATTTCGACCTGGTCGCCCGGTCACTCGTGTGGAAATGGCGGTGATGATCGCAAGAGCAACAGGAGCGGAGTTGACCGACCATGCGCACACCCGCTTTGCAGACGATGCCAGTATTCCGGCATGGGCGAAAAGTTACGTGGAAGAGGTTCGTATCATGGGCATCATTCACGGTCGCGATCGCAATCTCTTCGCGCCGAATGAGACGCTGACCCGCGCGGAAGCGGTCACCAGTATCCTGAGATTGTTGGAGCTGTTGTCACAATAA